A genomic region of Spea bombifrons isolate aSpeBom1 chromosome 9, aSpeBom1.2.pri, whole genome shotgun sequence contains the following coding sequences:
- the DGLUCY gene encoding D-glutamate cyclase, mitochondrial yields MLSLQRLRYLMPAAVRGLIRYNKVNLTNTSGMSSGYTQANVVIIHKSLADDFEKFCQANHGPLPLLYRSAPGEWKCPPLSKDSDIRTDCLQYRRYLHGVFSGSLNTLESYSEQLKDMVTFYLGCSFSFESAVERFGVPVRNVEQQRNVSMYSTDVRCSSVGDFSCNLVVTMRPIPLDKLDAAVKATQPLTHCHGAPVHIGCPGFLGIRDLQKTDFGDPVRFHPDDVPVFWACGVTGVEAVSSCKSPLAFTHSPGCMFVTDVKSEGAPVTRPEEVPEVFRISCDPAHFSLVSQRAAQRIRALEGIIGVDPGDRGIKHLLIPEELLKSSLSLSHAKSVLITTGFPTHFQHDPPEETDGPPGAIAMAAMLQALGKRVAIVTDERAIDLNKNILDRAVQQGVLQSPVPLLCYKEESAESPVRFLCEDGDPEKPRYDHLVAIERAGRASDGNYYNARKINIKHLVDPIDNLFLAAQRIRGIATTGIGDGGNELGMGKVKEAVKEHITNGDTIACDVAADFAIIAGVSNWGGYAVSCALYLLNTCGIHERYLRKAVGFPRTAGAEVWTAALPTIDKEEKLLKVLVDQGVRSGKTGNLAMEVDGLPFHNTHSEMIQKLLEVTM; encoded by the exons ATGCTTTCCCTTCAGAGACTCAGATACCTTATGCCAGCGGCCGTGCGAGGGTTAATCCGATACAACAAAGTTAACCTGACAAATACATCGGGGATGTCTTCAG GCTACACTCAAGCCAACGTGGTGATCATACACAAATCCCTCGCGGACGACTTTGAGAAATTCTGCCAGGCCAATCATGGCCCCCTCCCGTTATTATACCGGAGTGCTCCAGGGGAGTGGAAGTGCCCTCCGCTGAGCAAGGACTCCGATATACG CACAGACTGTCTGCAGTACAGGAGGTACCTACACGGAGTCTTCTCCGGGAGCCTGAACACCCTGGAGAGTTATTCTGAGCAGCTGAAGGACATGGTGACCTTCTACctgggctgcagcttctccttcgAGAGCGCAGTAGAGAGATTTGGAGTCCCGGTGAGGAACGTAGAGCAGCAGCGCAACGTCAGCATGTATTCG ACAGACGTCCGCTGCTCGTCCGTTGGCGACTTCTCTTGCAATCTTGTGGTCACCATGAGACCGATTCCACTGGACAAACTGGATGCGGCGGTAAAGGCAACCCAACCGCTGACACATTGCCACGGAGCCCCTGTTCACATCGGCTGCCCAG GCTTTCTCGGGATACGTGATCTCCAGAAAACAGATTTTGGGGACCCGGTACGGTTTCATCCGGACGATGTCCCTGTGTTCTGGGCGTGCGGCGTCACCGGCGTGGAGGCTGTTAGTAGCTGCA AGTCgcccctggccttcactcactctCCCGGCTGCATGTTTGTCACGGATGTGAAAAGCGAGGGCGCTCCGGTTACTCGGCCCGAGGAAGTCCCGGAGGTTTTCCGGATCTCCTGTGACCCCGCGCACTTCAGCTTGGTATCGCAGCGGGCAGCGCAGAGAATCCGGGCCTTGGAGGGAATCATCGGCGTAGATCCAg GCGATCGGGGGATAAAGCATCTTCTGATCCCGGAGGAGCTGCTGAAGTCCAGCCTCTCGCTGTCTCACGCCAAATCCGTCCTTATAACCACCGGGTTTCCCACTCACTTTCAGCACGACCCGCCGGAGGAAACCGACGGCCCTCCCGGCGCCATCGCTATGGCCGCCATGCTGCAGGCCCTGGGGAAACGCGTTGCCATTGTGACAGATGAGCGTGCCATTGATCTGAACAAAAACATTCTCGACCGTGCGGTTCAGCAGg GAGTGTTACAATCCCCGGTGCCTCTGTTATGTTACAAAGAGGAGTCTGCGGAGTCGCCTGTGAGATTCCTGTGCGAGGACGGAGATCCCGAGAAGCCGAG GTACGATCACCTGGTGGCTATTGAACGGGCAGGACGGGCAAGCGACGGTAACTATTACAACGCCAGGAAAATTAACATCAAGCATTTGGTGGATCCCATTGATAATCTGTTCCTGGCTGCCCAGCGTATCCGAGGCATCGCGACAACAG GTATCGGAGACGGTGGGAATGAACTGGGGATGGGCAAAGTAAAAGAAGCGGTGAAGGAACACATTACAAATGGCGACACCATCGCCTGCGACGTGGCTGCAGACTTTGCAATTATTGCAG GGGTCTCTAACTGGGGAGGATACGCCGTATCGTGTGCTTTGTACCTCCTAAATACCTGTGGGATTCACGAGCGCTATCTGAGGAAGGCAGTGGGATTCCCCAGGACTGCAGGGGCCGAGGTCTGGACTGCTGCGCTTCCTACCATCGATAAG GAAGAGAAGCTGCTGAAAGTCCTCGTGGATCAGGGAGTGCGCAGCGGGAAGACCGGGAACCTCGCCATGGAAGTCGACGGGCTTCCGTTTCATAACACGCATTCCGAGATGATCCAGAAACTTCTCGAGGTCACGATGTAA
- the GPR68 gene encoding ovarian cancer G-protein coupled receptor 1, producing the protein MGNITEDPVESNVTGCTIDHTIHQTLFPVVYITVFVVGLPANCLSLYYGVLQIKARNELGIYLCNLTAADLLYIFSLPFWIQYVLQHDNWTYNEAMCRICGILLYENIYISIGFLCCISVDRYLALVHPFRFLHLRTMKAAAVASSVIWLKEIMTSYFFFKHGEFSKDPDSHVVCFEHYPMKTWEHSINYYRFLAGFLLPLFLLLFSYCCIFKVVRKSQGTQTKKKLQIKHLVLSTVLIFVVCFGPYHVLVVIRSLFEKDCGFAASIFNFYHISLLLTTFNCAADPVLYCFANENTYKDFVRLKGSCLALSRCQKAAKGSYELNRVETTSEDICRSKPAPSKSETSVLCENKVSVTESRGTGAVHGQRSDC; encoded by the coding sequence ATGGGAAACATCACAGAGGACCCCGTCGAGTCCAACGTCACCGGCTGTACCATCGACCACACCATACACCAGACGCTGTTCCCCGTGGTGTACATCACCGTCTTCGTCGTCGGCCTTCCAGCCAACTGCTTGTCCCTGTACTACGGCGTCCTGCAGATCAAGGCCAGGAACGAGCTGGGGATATACCTGTGCAACCTAACAGCGGCCGACCTCCTCTACATCTTCTCTCTGCCCTTCTGGATCCAGTACGTCCTGCAGCACGACAACTGGACGTACAACGAGGCGATGTGCCGGATCTGCGGCATCCTCCTGTACGAGAACATTTACATCAGCATCGGATTCCTTTGCTGCATCTCGGTGGACCGCTACCTGGCGCTGGTCCATCCCTTCAGGTTCCTTCATCTCCGGACGATGAAGGCGGCCGCCGTGGCCAGCTCCGTCATTTGGCTCAAGGAGATCATGACCAGCTACTTCTTCTTCAAGCACGGAGAGTTCAGTAAAGATCCCGACAGCCACGTCGTGTGCTTTGAGCATTACCCCATGAAAACATGGGAGCACAGCATTAATTACTATCGCTTCCTCGCCGGATTCCTTCTCCCCCTCTTCCTGCTGCTCTTTTCCTACTGCTGCATCTTTAAGGTGGTCCGGAAGAGCCAAGGAACTCAGACCAAGAAGAAACTCCAGATCAAGCACTTGGTTCTCAGCACCGTCCTCATCTTCGTGGTCTGTTTTGGGCCGTACCACGTCTTGGTGGTCATCAGAAGCTTGTTCGAGAAAGACTGCGGGTTCGCCGCGAGCATATTCAACTTTTACCacatttctttgctgctcaccaccTTCAACTGCGCGGCGGATCCGGTGCTGTACTGCTTCGCCAACGAGAACACGTACAAAGACTTCGTCAGGCTGAAAGGTTCTTGCTTGGCTCTGTCGCGGTGCCAGAAGGCAGCGAAGGGCTCCTACGAACTGAATCGCGTGGAGACGACTAGCGAAGACATCTGCAGGTCAAAGCCCGCGCCGTCTAAGAGCGAGACTTCTGTGCTGTGCGAGAACAAAGTTTCTGTTACCGAGTCACGTGGAACCGGAGCTGTCCACGGACAAAGGTCTGACTGTTAA